The Archangium primigenium genomic interval AGGACCTGCCCGCCGAGCAGTACGAGCGGGTGCTCGTGGGGGCCGGTGTGCCCGAGGGCTTCGCGCGCATCCTCGTGGACTCGAGCGTCCAGTCCTCGCGGGACGCGCTGAACGATGGCTCGCACACGCTCAGCCACCTCATCGGCCGGCCCACCACGCCGCTCGCCGCGGCGCTGGGCGCCACGCTCGAGCGCTGAGGCGTCAGGGGTGCGTGGCCTTCATCGGAGGCGGGTAGGAGCGGGTGTTGAGCCACGTGCCCTTGCCGCGCTTGACCGACTGCTCCTTGCGCACGTGGGTGCAGACGTCACCGCCTCCGAAGTCCATCGCGCCCGGCACGAAGCGCTTGGGGCACTCATCGAGGATGGCCTGGATCGGCTCGCCCTTGCGCGTACGCGCCAGACACGTGGCGCCGTCGGGCGACCACGAACTCTCGAAGGTGGCCTTGGCGGGGGAAAAGTCGGGGCTCTCCCGCGTCTCGCGCTGGACCACGCCCGTGCTGTCGTACAGGTCGACAACGTTGTCGTTCCACGTGTGCGAGCGGCCCGTTCCGCAGTAGTCCGCCCGCGCCATGCGCGTGCAGGCCTGGTGCAGGTCCACGTGCTCCGCGTTCCAGGGCTTGTAGCCCCACTGCGCGCACTTGGCGATGGCGCCCTGCTCGCACGCGAAGGTGAAGGCCTTGGCGTTCTCCTGCCGCGCGCCGGTGGCGTCCCACACGCCGCGCACCGCGAGGGCCCACGAGGCCTGGCTCTGGCCGCCGGGCACGCACGGGTTGGTCCACTCCGCGCTGCCCTTCACCCGCAGCTCGAGTCGATACCGCGTCGCGCCTCCGGAGCCCTGGGCGTCGCAGACGGCGACCTCCACGGGCTTTCCATCGCTGGACGCGCCGTCCAGCACGGTGAGGGGCGCGAGGGCGGGGACTTCATGGTCGTTCGGGAAGCGCAGGCGCCGGGGTTGCTCGTCGACCGTCCGTGCACCGTCCAGCTTCACGGACGCGAGCACGGTGCTCATGGGCTGGGTGGCGGCGAGCTGCGTGCTGCCCCACAGCAGGGTGCCCTGGGGCCAGTGGGAGCGCGTCGGGCTCCTGTCCTGGCAGGGGAGCGAGTCTTTCGCCGCCGCCTCGCTCAAGGTGGACGTGAATGAAAGGGCACAGCCAACCAGAATCCAAGCGCTACGCATCGAGGGCCTCTCCGGGACTTGAGACAGCGAGCGCGTTGAGGGTTCAACGAGCGCTCTTCCCGTAAGAGCGGCGGTATCCGCCGCCTATGCATCAGGGCCCGGTGCGCGGGGTGGAGCGTGGGGTGCCACACAGGCGCACGCCCATCAGGGGGTAGGCCTGGCTGGGATTGCTGTATTGCCGGCTGGCGATGTGGGTCGCTTCGGTCCCGTAGTACCAGGCCCCGCCCAGCAAGACGTCCCCGTCGGCTCCCAGATCCCGGGTCCAGGCCCGCGTGGTTTCGTAGGCGTTGCCGCTCATGTCCCTCACGCCGAACGGACTGGTGGAGGCCGGATGCAGGCCCACTTCGTCGGGACCGAAGGCTCCCGGGGTCCGGTCGTACGTGGCGTCGATGTTGGCGTCGTCGACATGGAAGCGATTGCCATGCGGGTAGCGGCGGGGGTCGGCGCCTCGGGCAGCGCGCGTCCATTCCAGCTCGCCGCACAGGCGCGCGCCGGGCAGCCGGCCCGTGCTGTCCAGCCACTTCAGATACCCCACGTCCGTGGAGTCTGGCTCCAGACCCCGATGGAGGGTATCCGAGGAGATCCCCGCGAGTGGGAGGCGGCGCCAGCGCTGGATGGCGTGGTAGTCCCGCGGGCGGTACCCCGAGGTCTCGAACCATGGGCCCCCGGGGACGCGCAGCGGCGAGGGCGGCGTCGGCGTCTCCCAGGGCGCGGGTCGCTCGGGGGGCGCGAACGGGACGAGCCCCGCCGCGAGGGCCCAGGCGCGCTTCTGCATGTCGGCGCGAACGGGGTTCGCGAGGAGGCCCCGCGCGTCCGACACGAGCAGCTGTCCCTCCCACCGGAAGGTGAATCGCCAGCCGCCCCGAGGGTCGGGATCCAGGGTGAAGCCATCGTTGCCGGCATCCGGGATCGTCGCGAACAGCGCGCGATCGGGATGGCTGGGGGGTTGGGCCTCGAGGTAATCCACCCAGTCGCCGAAGGTCACCTCATCGCGTTGGATGTAATAGCCTTGCGTCAGGCAGTGCTCGTGCAAGGGCGCGCTCTTCATGAACACGCGGATGTCCTCCGCCTCCGCGCCGCCGATGAAGAAGCAGCCGGGGGGAATGTAGACAAGGCCCTCGGGGGGTCGCGCGGGCAGTGTCTGGTCGAGCCGCGTGTCCTCGTCGCGCTTGAGCAGGACGGGATAGTCCAACGTCTCGGACCCTGGGTGGGTGATGCGCAAGTGGTAGGCGCCCGGAGGCAAGGGCACGGCGTGCAAGGGGGTCACCCCCGTGTGCGCGGGGCTGGCGGCGAGCGCCATGCGGCCCTCGGCATCCGTGACGTAACGCAGCACCTCCACCCGGGCGCCCGAGGGGTGGGTGGTGAGGTGGAGCCGGGCGGGTCGGGTCAGCCACCCCCGCCAGGTCGCATCCGAGGCCGAGAGCCGCTCGAAGCGCTGGCGGACCGCGTCGTGGGGTTGATGGAAGTCCTCGGAGAGGACGATGCGCTCGGCGAGAAGCACGAGACGCTGTCGTCGCGCCTCGGCGTGTCCCGGGACGCGCTCCAGCGCGACATCCAGCGCGAAGAGGGCTTCATCCAGGGCGTCCGCGGACCGTTGATACCGCGCGAGGGTGTCTGTCCAACGTCGCTCCGCCAGGCGCCGCCGGTCCATGTCGCTCAGGTCGTGGGCGGCGTCCGGGGGCTGGGCGTCGAACTCCCGCAGGGTCTGTTGCCGCGCCAGGCGGGGGGCCTCGTCCTGGAGCGTGGCCAGCGCCGCTCGCGTCGTCTCCTGGGACAGCCGCTGGACGTCCCACCACTCCGACAGCCGCCACCCGCCATAGAGCGCGGCGAGTCCCACCACCCCGAGCACGCCCCCGAGCACCCGCGCGCGCCGCCGCCGCGACAGGGCCCGCCGGGAGGCGAGCAGGAAGTGTCGCTCGGGCTCGGCCAGGCGCGAGGGCTCCAGCGCGCGGACCTCGTCGAGCTGGCGGCCCCGCCACAGCGTGTCCCGCGCGTGATCCATGCGCCGCCACTCGGCGCTCGCCAGCTCCAGCCGGTGCACGAGCGCGCGCCGACCCGCGTCCTCGTCCAGCCAGTCGCGCAGCGTCCGCCACCGCTCGATGAGGGACTCGTGGGCGAGGCCATAGTGCGCGCCCTCGGGGCGGGTGCGCGTGTGCAAGAGGCGCCCCTGCACGAGCGCGTGCAGGGCGGCCGGGGCGTCGGGGTCCGCGCCGAGCACTTCCATCTCGCCGCGCTCGCGGCGGGTGCCCTCGGGCGTCACGAGCCGCACGAGCAACTGGCGCGCCTGCGCATGCTGCCCGGGCGTGAGGCGGGCGAGCACCTCGTCGCCATGGCGGGACAGCGCGCCGGCCACGCCGCCCAGCGCGTCGAGGTCCGCCTGGCGCAAGAGGCCTCGCTCGGCGTCCCGTCGCGCCCACAGCTCGGCCAGGGTGAACTGGAGCAGGGGCAGGCCGCCGCTGTCCTTCGTCGCCTCCTCGACGAGTCGCCGCACCAGGTCCTCGGACTCGAAGTCCACGCCCCGGGCGCGCGCGGGCGCGACCACGGCCCGCTCCATCTGCTCGCGCCGCAGGGGCCGCAAGAGGTAGAGCGCGGACTCCACGGCCTCGCCCAGGCCCGGCAGCGCGCCCAGGCGGGTGAGGAAGTCGCCGCGCACCGTGAGCAGCACCCGCACGCCCTGGCCCGGCAGGCTCAACGCGCCGAGCAGCCGCGCCACGGCCACCGCCTCGGTCGGCTCGGCCAGGGTGAGCAGCTCCTCGAGCTGATCCACGAAGAGCAGGAGGCCCGCGCCGCGCAGGTGCCCCTCGCGCAGTCGCCGACCGAGCTGCTCGGGCGTGTGCGCGAGCACGGTGTCGAGCTCCGCCTCCGTGCGGTCGAGCACGGGCGCCAGCGCGGCGGCGAGCGCCGCCCGGGGTCGCCGGCCGGGGGTCAGCGTGACGCAGGTGTACATCCGCGCGCCCAGCTCCAGGTCGCCCTGGGCCACCCGGGGCACGAGGCCCGCGCGGCACAGCGAGGACTTGCCCACGCCCGAGTCCCCGGCGACGAGCACCAGGGTCTGGTAGCGCAGGCGCTCGAGCACGCGGTCCACGTCGTCCTCGCGGCCGAAGAAGCTCGCGCGGTGCTCGGCCTCGAAGGGGGCCAGGCCCCGGTAGGGGTTGCCCGGATGGCGCTCGGGGGCGGGCGCGTCGAGCCGCTCCAGCTCGCGCAGCAGGGCCTCGGCCGAGCCGAAGCGCTCCTGGGGCTGCTCGCGCAGACAGCGCTCGATGAGGGTGGCGAAGCCCGGCGCGAGGTCGGGCACGTGCTCGGGAAGGGCGCGCGAGGCCGGGGCGTCCGGGCGCAGGAGGAGCTCCTCGAGGATGAGCCCCACGGCGTACACGTCACTGCGGGGCGTGGCCGAGCGGAAGCCCAGGACCTCGGGGGCCATGTAGCGCCGGGTCCCGGCGAGGCTCCGCTTGCCGGCGGCGCGCGCGAAGGTGACCGGATCGAGCAGCTCCGCCAGGCCGAAGTCGATGAGCTTCACCTCGCCCGCGTCGGTGAGCAGGACGTTGGAGGGCTTGAGGTCGCGGTGCAGGACGCCGTGCTGGTGCGCGGCGGTGAGGCCCCGGACGAGCTGCACGCCCAGGCTCAGCACGCGCCGCCAGTGCAGGGGCCGCTCCAGCTCCGCGAACGTGCGACCCTGGATGTATTCCGAGACGAGGTAGGGATGGCCCTCGACCTCGCCCTGGCTGAAGAGCGTGACGACGTTGGGGTGGTGCATGCGCGCGATGGCCCGGGCCTCGGTGGTGAAGCGCGCGCGTGCGTCCCCGTCCGGCCGGGCGATGGCGATGAACTTCACCGCCACCCGGCGATCCAACGCCACGTCCCGGGCCCGGTACACCACGCCCATGGCCCCACGACCCAGGAGCTGCTCCAGACGCAGCCCACCGAATTCCGGAGGAGGCGTCCACGTCTCCGGACTGTCCAGGCCGACCAACTCCCACGGGTCCTGCGCACTCCCGCCCACCACGGCGGCGAGCAGTCCACGACATGAGACACATTGCTCGGCATGAAGGTGCAAGGCCGTGCGTTCAGCGTCGGAAAGCTGTCCGTCCACCAGCGCGGTGAGCAGGTCGTCGGTGAGGTGGGGGCTGGATGAAATGGCTTGGCTCATGACTGGGGGTATGATTTTCCCGTCACAACGGTACGG includes:
- a CDS encoding bifunctional serine/threonine-protein kinase/formylglycine-generating enzyme family protein, with product MSQAISSSPHLTDDLLTALVDGQLSDAERTALHLHAEQCVSCRGLLAAVVGGSAQDPWELVGLDSPETWTPPPEFGGLRLEQLLGRGAMGVVYRARDVALDRRVAVKFIAIARPDGDARARFTTEARAIARMHHPNVVTLFSQGEVEGHPYLVSEYIQGRTFAELERPLHWRRVLSLGVQLVRGLTAAHQHGVLHRDLKPSNVLLTDAGEVKLIDFGLAELLDPVTFARAAGKRSLAGTRRYMAPEVLGFRSATPRSDVYAVGLILEELLLRPDAPASRALPEHVPDLAPGFATLIERCLREQPQERFGSAEALLRELERLDAPAPERHPGNPYRGLAPFEAEHRASFFGREDDVDRVLERLRYQTLVLVAGDSGVGKSSLCRAGLVPRVAQGDLELGARMYTCVTLTPGRRPRAALAAALAPVLDRTEAELDTVLAHTPEQLGRRLREGHLRGAGLLLFVDQLEELLTLAEPTEAVAVARLLGALSLPGQGVRVLLTVRGDFLTRLGALPGLGEAVESALYLLRPLRREQMERAVVAPARARGVDFESEDLVRRLVEEATKDSGGLPLLQFTLAELWARRDAERGLLRQADLDALGGVAGALSRHGDEVLARLTPGQHAQARQLLVRLVTPEGTRRERGEMEVLGADPDAPAALHALVQGRLLHTRTRPEGAHYGLAHESLIERWRTLRDWLDEDAGRRALVHRLELASAEWRRMDHARDTLWRGRQLDEVRALEPSRLAEPERHFLLASRRALSRRRRARVLGGVLGVVGLAALYGGWRLSEWWDVQRLSQETTRAALATLQDEAPRLARQQTLREFDAQPPDAAHDLSDMDRRRLAERRWTDTLARYQRSADALDEALFALDVALERVPGHAEARRQRLVLLAERIVLSEDFHQPHDAVRQRFERLSASDATWRGWLTRPARLHLTTHPSGARVEVLRYVTDAEGRMALAASPAHTGVTPLHAVPLPPGAYHLRITHPGSETLDYPVLLKRDEDTRLDQTLPARPPEGLVYIPPGCFFIGGAEAEDIRVFMKSAPLHEHCLTQGYYIQRDEVTFGDWVDYLEAQPPSHPDRALFATIPDAGNDGFTLDPDPRGGWRFTFRWEGQLLVSDARGLLANPVRADMQKRAWALAAGLVPFAPPERPAPWETPTPPSPLRVPGGPWFETSGYRPRDYHAIQRWRRLPLAGISSDTLHRGLEPDSTDVGYLKWLDSTGRLPGARLCGELEWTRAARGADPRRYPHGNRFHVDDANIDATYDRTPGAFGPDEVGLHPASTSPFGVRDMSGNAYETTRAWTRDLGADGDVLLGGAWYYGTEATHIASRQYSNPSQAYPLMGVRLCGTPRSTPRTGP
- a CDS encoding ADYC domain-containing protein encodes the protein MSEAAAKDSLPCQDRSPTRSHWPQGTLLWGSTQLAATQPMSTVLASVKLDGARTVDEQPRRLRFPNDHEVPALAPLTVLDGASSDGKPVEVAVCDAQGSGGATRYRLELRVKGSAEWTNPCVPGGQSQASWALAVRGVWDATGARQENAKAFTFACEQGAIAKCAQWGYKPWNAEHVDLHQACTRMARADYCGTGRSHTWNDNVVDLYDSTGVVQRETRESPDFSPAKATFESSWSPDGATCLARTRKGEPIQAILDECPKRFVPGAMDFGGGDVCTHVRKEQSVKRGKGTWLNTRSYPPPMKATHP